The following proteins come from a genomic window of Natronosalvus vescus:
- a CDS encoding VOC family protein translates to MDDYEITADRPDSPIRTTGTDHITLIGSNAEDTIAYYRDVLGMPLVLKQPNLDDPTSTHLFFDTGDGRIITFFVSDDRPSSAAPLRHQIGSVHHLSFSIDPERFVDTREALEEAGYGYNEFDRGIFHSLYTRDNNGLTIELSTDKFSVPDERRGEVLATAQRLREEDGSDFAEERHLEAALEELGIEVEKQELPDAPTGAGVDD, encoded by the coding sequence ATGGACGACTACGAAATCACGGCCGATCGACCCGACAGTCCGATTCGAACGACTGGCACCGACCACATCACCCTCATCGGCTCGAACGCCGAGGACACGATCGCGTACTACCGCGACGTCCTCGGAATGCCGCTCGTGCTCAAACAACCGAACCTCGACGATCCGACCTCCACGCACCTGTTTTTTGACACCGGTGACGGCCGGATCATCACGTTCTTCGTGAGCGACGACCGGCCCTCGAGCGCGGCCCCGCTTCGCCACCAGATCGGCTCCGTCCACCACCTCTCGTTCAGCATCGATCCAGAGCGCTTCGTGGACACCCGCGAGGCGCTCGAGGAAGCGGGCTACGGCTACAACGAGTTCGATCGCGGCATCTTCCACTCGCTGTACACCCGCGACAACAACGGGCTGACGATCGAACTGTCGACCGACAAGTTCTCGGTTCCGGACGAGCGGCGGGGCGAGGTGCTCGCGACTGCACAGCGCCTCCGCGAGGAAGACGGGAGCGACTTCGCCGAGGAGCGCCACCTCGAGGCAGCGCTCGAGGAACTCGGCATCGAGGTCGAGAAACAGGAACTACCGGACGCGCCAACGGGTGCCGGCGTCGACGATTAG
- a CDS encoding thiamine pyrophosphate-dependent dehydrogenase E1 component subunit alpha — translation MPRAVFDREPTDMVQVLDRHGEIVDPVLFPDLEDETFVSLYRDMRRARRLDERLISLQRQGRMGTYASLAGQEGAQIGSTYALEAADQLFFQYREHATLVARELPWEYVLYWMGHEDGNAAIADANVFPLNITIGDHIPHAVGWSWASKLAGDEHATVVHFGDGATSEGDFHEGLNFAGVYDTPTIFVCNNNQWAISTPSERQTASETFAQKADAYGFDGVLVDGMDPLATYAVTRAAREKALEPDDGEAQPTLIEAVQYRYGAHTTADDPTVYREDESVAAWKERDPLERLEAFLRDCSLLDDEIIAAMDEEADAWIAGLIDRAEAKAEEADPLSMFDDVYAEPTPRVAEGRNHLQWLREEYGDAALLEER, via the coding sequence ATGCCGCGAGCCGTCTTCGACCGGGAGCCGACAGACATGGTGCAGGTACTCGACCGTCACGGGGAGATCGTCGATCCCGTGCTCTTTCCGGATCTCGAGGACGAGACGTTCGTCTCGCTCTATCGGGACATGCGCCGGGCGAGACGCTTGGACGAGCGCCTGATCAGCCTCCAGCGACAGGGGCGGATGGGAACGTACGCGTCGCTGGCGGGCCAGGAGGGGGCACAGATCGGATCGACGTACGCCCTCGAGGCGGCCGACCAGCTCTTTTTCCAGTACCGGGAACACGCGACGCTCGTCGCTCGAGAACTGCCCTGGGAGTACGTCCTGTACTGGATGGGCCACGAAGACGGGAACGCAGCCATCGCGGACGCGAACGTGTTTCCGCTCAACATCACGATCGGTGACCACATCCCGCACGCCGTCGGCTGGTCGTGGGCGTCGAAACTCGCCGGCGACGAGCACGCGACAGTCGTCCACTTCGGCGACGGCGCGACGAGCGAGGGCGACTTCCACGAGGGGCTGAACTTCGCTGGTGTGTACGACACGCCGACGATCTTCGTGTGTAACAACAATCAGTGGGCGATCTCGACCCCGAGCGAGCGCCAGACGGCATCCGAGACGTTCGCGCAGAAGGCCGACGCCTACGGGTTCGACGGCGTCCTGGTCGACGGGATGGATCCGCTCGCGACCTACGCCGTTACCCGCGCCGCTCGCGAGAAAGCCCTCGAACCGGACGACGGGGAGGCTCAGCCGACGCTGATCGAGGCCGTCCAGTACCGCTACGGTGCTCACACGACGGCCGACGACCCGACCGTCTACCGCGAGGACGAGTCGGTCGCCGCCTGGAAGGAGCGCGACCCGCTCGAGCGACTCGAGGCGTTCCTCCGTGACTGTTCCCTGCTCGACGACGAGATCATCGCCGCGATGGACGAGGAGGCAGACGCGTGGATCGCCGGCTTGATCGATCGAGCAGAGGCGAAAGCCGAAGAGGCCGACCCGCTGTCGATGTTCGACGACGTGTACGCGGAACCCACTCCTCGAGTCGCCGAGGGTCGCAACCACCTCCAGTGGCTGCGCGAGGAATACGGCGACGCGGCGTTGCTCGAGGAGCGATAG
- the pstB gene encoding phosphate ABC transporter ATP-binding protein PstB, protein MTANRVETGSRTEEARDTDAASRIATAGPLGSPRVENPIIEARDVDVYYGDTQALNGISMDIPERQVTALIGPSGCGKSTFLRSINRMNDLIDVARVEGDLRFHGKNVYDDDVDPVALRRKIGMVFQKPNPFPKSIFDNVAYGLRVQGNDDDLEEKVRTALERAAILEEVEDKLDASGLDLSGGQQQRLCIARAIATDPEVILMDEPASALDPVATSKIEDLVEELAEDYTVVIVTHNMQQAARISDKTAVFLTGGELVEFDDTSKIFENPESQRVEDYITGKFG, encoded by the coding sequence ATGACCGCTAACCGAGTCGAAACCGGTTCACGCACGGAGGAGGCCAGGGATACCGACGCCGCCTCGAGGATCGCCACGGCCGGGCCGCTGGGTTCGCCGCGAGTCGAGAATCCGATCATCGAGGCACGCGATGTCGACGTCTATTACGGTGACACACAGGCACTCAACGGCATCTCGATGGACATTCCCGAACGCCAGGTCACCGCTCTGATCGGCCCTTCGGGCTGTGGGAAATCGACCTTCCTGCGATCGATCAACCGGATGAACGACCTCATCGACGTCGCTCGCGTCGAGGGTGACCTCCGTTTTCACGGGAAGAACGTCTACGACGACGACGTCGACCCCGTCGCCCTCCGACGAAAGATCGGCATGGTCTTTCAGAAACCGAACCCGTTCCCCAAGAGCATCTTCGACAACGTCGCCTACGGGCTTCGGGTTCAGGGCAACGACGACGACCTCGAGGAGAAGGTGAGGACGGCTCTCGAGCGGGCGGCGATTCTCGAGGAAGTCGAGGACAAACTCGACGCGAGCGGCCTCGACCTGTCCGGTGGCCAACAACAGCGGCTGTGCATCGCTCGAGCGATCGCGACCGACCCGGAGGTCATCTTGATGGACGAGCCCGCCTCGGCGCTCGACCCCGTCGCGACCTCGAAAATCGAGGATCTCGTCGAGGAACTCGCCGAGGACTACACGGTCGTCATCGTCACCCACAACATGCAGCAGGCGGCCCGCATCTCGGACAAGACCGCCGTGTTCCTCACCGGCGGCGAACTCGTGGAGTTCGACGACACCTCGAAGATCTTCGAGAACCCAGAGAGCCAGCGCGTCGAAGATTACATTACGGGCAAGTTCGGGTAG
- a CDS encoding ribbon-helix-helix domain-containing protein, whose protein sequence is MTDYTTVSIPKDLAARVEETIEGTSFQSTSDLTRFLLRSIVIQHQKSGQLTEAEFEEIAEQLRGLGYLD, encoded by the coding sequence ATGACCGATTACACAACCGTCTCGATTCCCAAGGATCTTGCCGCACGCGTCGAAGAGACGATCGAAGGGACGAGCTTTCAGAGTACGAGCGACCTCACCAGATTTCTCCTCCGGAGCATCGTCATCCAGCACCAGAAGTCCGGCCAGCTAACCGAAGCCGAGTTCGAGGAGATCGCCGAACAGCTTCGAGGGCTTGGGTACCTGGACTGA
- a CDS encoding ester cyclase, giving the protein MSPTTHAEGNKHIARRYPEEVATDRNIDLIDELSTDHFVEHGPFGQETHGPEADKEQMRAFLDAFPDFEATVEDIIAEGDTVAMRVTLRGTHEGEFMGIEATGNSFEIQNMVFTRIEDEKIAERWVQPDSFGLMQQLGVVELPAE; this is encoded by the coding sequence ATGTCACCAACCACTCACGCTGAGGGAAACAAGCATATCGCAAGACGGTATCCCGAGGAGGTCGCTACAGACCGGAATATCGATCTCATCGATGAGTTGAGCACCGATCATTTTGTCGAACACGGACCGTTCGGGCAAGAAACACACGGGCCGGAAGCCGACAAGGAGCAAATGCGGGCGTTCCTCGACGCATTTCCCGACTTTGAGGCCACGGTCGAAGATATCATCGCCGAAGGAGACACCGTTGCCATGCGCGTTACACTTCGCGGAACGCACGAGGGGGAGTTCATGGGCATCGAAGCGACTGGGAACTCATTCGAGATACAGAATATGGTCTTCACTCGCATTGAGGATGAAAAGATCGCCGAACGGTGGGTTCAACCAGACTCGTTCGGGCTGATGCAGCAACTCGGCGTCGTCGAACTACCTGCAGAGTAA
- a CDS encoding YeeE/YedE family protein, producing the protein MPLIFVGGLIFGFGLGFSHMAQPEVVLHFLQFEDFGLLFVMFGAAIVSGIAFAVMPRLRERAPLTGDTYGRRLKSFDRNVLIGGAIFGVGWGLSGICPGAAYASLGVGNVTILWALAGMFVGAYIQGYWRSQRAASTSSVSAD; encoded by the coding sequence ATGCCGCTGATCTTCGTCGGCGGCCTGATCTTCGGATTCGGCCTGGGGTTTAGCCACATGGCCCAGCCAGAAGTCGTCCTGCACTTCCTGCAGTTCGAGGACTTCGGCCTGTTGTTCGTGATGTTCGGGGCGGCGATCGTCTCTGGCATCGCCTTCGCCGTGATGCCCCGCCTTCGCGAGCGAGCACCACTCACGGGCGACACCTACGGCCGACGGCTGAAGTCGTTCGACCGCAACGTCCTCATCGGCGGCGCCATCTTCGGGGTCGGCTGGGGGCTGTCAGGGATCTGTCCCGGTGCAGCCTACGCGAGTTTGGGCGTCGGCAACGTTACCATCCTCTGGGCGCTGGCCGGGATGTTCGTCGGTGCCTACATCCAGGGCTACTGGCGCAGCCAGCGGGCTGCCAGCACGTCTTCTGTCAGTGCGGACTGA
- a CDS encoding YeeE/YedE family protein, translating into MVSELIDPALYETLFPEGVSRYAVGGLLVGLGAVVIYLGTGIAAGASTFLESTLSYVSDQSRFQRYRSSRDWRIVFTLGIIAGAFVYALTFQSGLVSSSLYQPGTTGELREVGGLTIWLTDVQPWRLFLGGILVGIGTRIGKGCTSGHGVCGVGSASKTSIVSVMTFLAVAIGTAQVVMALGVSP; encoded by the coding sequence ATGGTCAGTGAACTCATCGACCCGGCACTGTACGAGACCCTCTTCCCCGAGGGCGTGAGTCGCTACGCCGTCGGTGGGCTGCTCGTCGGCCTCGGGGCCGTCGTCATCTACCTCGGCACCGGCATCGCGGCCGGTGCGAGTACGTTCCTCGAGTCGACGCTCTCGTACGTCTCCGATCAGTCGCGGTTTCAGCGCTATCGCAGTTCTCGGGACTGGCGCATCGTCTTCACGCTGGGGATCATCGCCGGCGCGTTCGTCTACGCGCTGACGTTCCAGTCGGGGCTGGTCTCGAGTTCGCTCTACCAGCCTGGAACGACCGGCGAACTCCGGGAGGTCGGCGGGCTGACGATCTGGCTGACGGACGTCCAGCCCTGGCGACTGTTCCTCGGCGGGATCCTCGTCGGCATCGGCACCCGTATCGGGAAGGGCTGTACCTCCGGACACGGCGTCTGCGGGGTCGGCTCGGCATCGAAGACCTCGATTGTCAGCGTGATGACGTTCCTCGCCGTCGCGATCGGCACGGCCCAGGTAGTCATGGCGCTGGGGGTGTCACCATGA
- a CDS encoding MBL fold metallo-hydrolase, whose protein sequence is MNEMDFPTPDVPIDSLTPDELKAAIDAGEDVTILDARMQSDYEEWHIDGENVETINVPYFEFLDDEIDDDVLAQIPDDREVTVLCAKGGASEFVAGALKERGYDVDHLEDGMNGWARIYESVEVERYDGAGTLLQYQRPSSGCLGYFVYDGEEAAVIDPLRAFTDRYLEDAGDLGVELKYAIDTHIHADHISGVRALADEGVEGVIPDAAVDRGVTYADEMTLAADGDAFQVGDATIETVSTPGHTSGMTAYLIDDSLLATGDGLFIESVARPDLEEGDDGAPEAASQLYESLQERVLTLPDDTLIGGAHVSDSAVPADDGTYTAPIGELEEKMAALTMDEDDFVELILSDMPPRPANYVDIIETNLGQHDVDDDEAFELELGPNNCAASQGSLADD, encoded by the coding sequence ATGAACGAGATGGACTTCCCGACACCGGATGTTCCGATCGACTCACTGACGCCAGACGAACTGAAAGCCGCTATCGACGCCGGCGAGGACGTCACCATCCTCGACGCACGCATGCAGAGCGACTACGAGGAGTGGCACATCGACGGCGAGAACGTCGAGACGATTAACGTCCCCTACTTCGAGTTCCTCGACGACGAGATCGACGACGACGTCCTTGCACAGATCCCCGACGACCGCGAGGTCACCGTTCTCTGTGCGAAAGGGGGTGCGAGCGAGTTCGTCGCGGGCGCGCTGAAAGAACGCGGCTACGACGTCGACCACCTCGAGGACGGGATGAACGGCTGGGCACGCATCTACGAGTCCGTCGAGGTCGAGCGCTACGACGGTGCCGGCACCCTGCTCCAGTACCAGCGCCCGTCCTCGGGCTGTCTCGGCTACTTCGTTTACGATGGCGAGGAGGCCGCTGTCATCGACCCGCTGCGGGCGTTCACCGACCGATACCTCGAGGACGCCGGCGACCTGGGTGTCGAGCTGAAGTACGCGATCGACACACACATCCACGCCGACCACATCTCCGGCGTCCGCGCGCTCGCTGACGAAGGCGTCGAGGGTGTCATCCCCGACGCCGCCGTCGACCGCGGTGTGACCTACGCCGACGAGATGACCCTCGCCGCCGATGGCGACGCGTTCCAGGTCGGCGACGCTACCATCGAGACCGTCTCCACGCCCGGCCACACCTCCGGAATGACCGCCTACCTCATCGATGACTCGCTGCTCGCCACCGGCGACGGCCTGTTCATCGAGAGCGTCGCCCGTCCCGATCTGGAGGAAGGCGACGACGGAGCCCCCGAAGCTGCCAGCCAGCTCTACGAATCGCTGCAAGAGCGCGTGCTGACCCTGCCCGACGACACGCTCATCGGCGGCGCTCACGTCAGCGACTCGGCCGTGCCCGCCGACGACGGCACCTACACCGCCCCCATCGGCGAACTCGAGGAGAAGATGGCCGCGCTCACGATGGACGAAGACGACTTCGTCGAGTTGATCCTCTCGGACATGCCGCCCCGGCCGGCTAACTACGTGGACATCATCGAGACCAACCTCGGCCAGCACGACGTCGACGACGACGAAGCGTTCGAACTCGAGCTCGGCCCGAACAACTGCGCAGCGAGCCAGGGATCGCTCGCCGATGACTAA
- a CDS encoding sulfurtransferase TusA family protein: protein MSSEYDITETLDVKGLSCPMPIVKTKQAIDDLEAGDVLEVVATDSGSVSDIQGWADGTDGVDLLEQDEGDDLYTHYVKKTD, encoded by the coding sequence ATGAGTTCAGAATACGACATCACCGAGACGCTCGACGTGAAAGGACTGTCCTGCCCGATGCCCATCGTGAAGACCAAGCAGGCGATCGACGATCTCGAGGCGGGTGACGTTCTCGAGGTCGTTGCGACTGACTCCGGGAGTGTCAGCGACATTCAGGGCTGGGCCGACGGCACTGACGGTGTCGACCTGCTCGAGCAGGATGAAGGGGACGACCTGTACACCCACTACGTGAAGAAGACGGACTGA
- a CDS encoding DsrE/DsrF/DrsH-like family protein — MSTDNASSTVDDPEFDAAELEALRERVAELEESVANLDDDDGQQKMTIVATQGSFDMAYPPLILASTAAAFGWEVIVFHTFWGLDILHEEKSRDLKLSAVGNPNMPMPNALAALPGMDAMATKMMQKKIDENGTATIEELIDLSLEQGVDLQACQMTIELMGYDEDEFYDGVTTGVGAATAIQHMAESDVQLLV, encoded by the coding sequence ATGAGTACTGACAACGCTTCATCCACGGTCGACGATCCCGAGTTCGACGCCGCAGAGCTCGAGGCGCTCCGCGAACGAGTGGCCGAACTCGAGGAGTCGGTCGCCAACCTCGACGACGATGACGGCCAGCAGAAGATGACCATCGTTGCTACGCAGGGAAGCTTCGATATGGCGTACCCGCCGTTGATTCTGGCGAGCACGGCGGCCGCCTTCGGCTGGGAGGTCATCGTCTTCCACACGTTCTGGGGTCTCGACATCCTCCACGAGGAGAAATCCCGGGATCTCAAGCTCAGCGCCGTCGGCAATCCGAACATGCCGATGCCGAACGCCCTCGCTGCCCTCCCCGGTATGGACGCGATGGCGACGAAGATGATGCAAAAGAAGATCGACGAGAACGGCACGGCGACGATCGAGGAACTCATCGATCTCTCCCTCGAGCAGGGTGTCGACCTGCAGGCCTGTCAGATGACGATCGAGCTGATGGGCTACGACGAGGACGAGTTCTACGATGGCGTGACGACGGGGGTTGGCGCGGCGACGGCGATCCAGCACATGGCCGAGTCCGACGTCCAACTGCTCGTCTAA
- a CDS encoding HalOD1 output domain-containing protein: protein MANSIDTDTPTAWATDPSLRVTEAVSDVDGIDPDACEPPLYTVIDPTALDQLIESPGIFRRGFVSIRYRGYDVTVTADGQVDLE, encoded by the coding sequence ATGGCCAACAGCATTGATACCGATACACCCACGGCCTGGGCAACGGATCCGAGTCTTCGCGTCACCGAGGCCGTTTCCGACGTGGATGGTATCGATCCGGACGCGTGTGAGCCACCGCTGTATACGGTTATCGACCCCACTGCACTCGATCAGCTGATCGAGTCACCGGGAATTTTCCGCCGTGGATTCGTGTCGATTCGCTACCGCGGATACGATGTGACCGTCACCGCTGACGGTCAGGTCGATCTCGAATAA
- a CDS encoding FAD-dependent oxidoreductase — translation MDDPFVIVGGDAAGMSAASKAKRENPDLEVIVFERGDWVSYAACGMPYYVKGTVEELDDLVAVTPDTFREKRDVDLRTGHEVVAIDSEAQSITVETDDETFEQSYGALLIGTGARAVHPPFDGLDLEGVFTLRSMDEADAIETYVTEREPETAAIVGGGYVGVEMAEALIERGLEVSIFEMLPRILQPFGEAAAEIVEDHLREQGVSLHLETAVSGFDGDGHVEAVELEDDAVTADLVIVGVGVAANVELAEAAGIEIGPTGAIAVDEYGRTSAPDVYAAGDCAEATNVVTGEPDHVPLALTANRAGRAIGSTVGGTPTLTGGTAGTAIVKAFDFGVARTGIIDHERAREAGFDPVSVTIDTSTKPHYYPGGAELTVTLVADRESERVIGASLVGQEGTKRIDTVATALHAALTVAELERLDLAYAPPFSPVWDPVLTAAKVLNGKL, via the coding sequence ATGGACGACCCATTCGTCATCGTCGGCGGGGATGCAGCCGGAATGAGCGCGGCGAGCAAAGCCAAACGCGAGAACCCCGACCTCGAGGTCATCGTCTTCGAGCGAGGCGACTGGGTCTCCTACGCCGCCTGTGGCATGCCCTACTACGTGAAGGGGACGGTCGAAGAACTCGATGACCTGGTCGCGGTAACGCCGGACACGTTTCGGGAGAAACGCGACGTCGATCTCCGTACCGGCCACGAAGTCGTGGCTATCGATTCCGAGGCACAGTCTATCACCGTCGAGACCGACGACGAGACGTTCGAACAGTCCTACGGTGCCCTGCTGATCGGCACGGGCGCTCGAGCAGTGCACCCTCCGTTCGACGGCCTCGATCTCGAGGGCGTGTTCACCCTCCGGAGTATGGACGAGGCGGACGCCATCGAAACGTACGTCACCGAGCGCGAGCCGGAGACGGCGGCGATCGTCGGCGGCGGTTACGTCGGCGTTGAGATGGCCGAGGCGCTCATCGAGCGCGGTCTCGAGGTGTCGATTTTCGAGATGCTTCCACGGATCCTCCAGCCGTTCGGCGAAGCGGCCGCCGAAATCGTCGAAGACCACCTCCGCGAACAGGGCGTCTCGCTCCACCTCGAGACCGCCGTCTCCGGGTTCGACGGCGATGGGCACGTCGAGGCGGTCGAACTCGAAGACGACGCCGTCACTGCGGACCTCGTCATCGTCGGCGTCGGGGTCGCCGCGAACGTCGAACTTGCCGAAGCGGCCGGGATCGAAATCGGGCCGACGGGGGCCATCGCGGTCGACGAGTACGGGCGGACGAGCGCTCCGGACGTGTACGCCGCGGGTGACTGTGCCGAGGCGACGAACGTCGTGACCGGCGAGCCCGATCACGTCCCACTCGCGCTCACGGCCAACCGTGCTGGTCGAGCGATCGGGTCGACCGTCGGCGGAACGCCGACGCTCACGGGCGGAACCGCGGGGACGGCAATCGTCAAAGCGTTCGATTTCGGCGTCGCTCGGACAGGAATTATTGATCACGAGCGCGCACGCGAGGCCGGGTTCGACCCCGTTTCCGTCACGATCGACACATCCACCAAACCGCACTACTACCCGGGTGGGGCTGAACTCACCGTTACCCTCGTCGCCGACCGCGAGAGCGAACGCGTCATCGGAGCCAGCCTGGTCGGCCAGGAAGGGACGAAACGAATCGATACGGTCGCGACCGCGCTTCACGCGGCGCTGACCGTCGCGGAACTCGAGCGCCTCGACCTCGCGTACGCGCCGCCGTTCAGTCCCGTCTGGGATCCGGTGCTCACGGCGGCGAAAGTGCTGAACGGTAAGCTGTAG
- a CDS encoding DsrE family protein, which translates to MSGSDPSVDTLGIVIETRDPERAWNAFRLGITALENDHDVSVFLLGEGVEVEHVTEEPFDVRDRMTAFTDSGGELLACGTCLEMRNSEDETACPISTMADLLEVVTTADRVVTIG; encoded by the coding sequence ATGTCTGGTTCAGATCCATCGGTTGACACGCTCGGCATCGTCATCGAAACACGTGATCCAGAACGCGCGTGGAACGCGTTCCGGCTCGGGATTACGGCCCTCGAAAACGACCATGACGTCTCCGTGTTCCTTCTCGGAGAAGGCGTCGAGGTCGAACACGTCACTGAAGAGCCGTTCGACGTCCGCGACCGCATGACCGCTTTCACCGATTCCGGCGGCGAGTTGCTCGCCTGTGGCACCTGCCTCGAGATGCGAAACAGCGAGGACGAGACGGCCTGTCCGATCTCGACGATGGCGGATTTGCTCGAGGTCGTCACGACGGCCGACCGAGTCGTGACGATCGGATAG
- a CDS encoding AsnC family transcriptional regulator — protein sequence MRTLDETDLEILRLLVEDARRPFSDIADRVNVSAPTVSDRIDRLEEVGVIDGFTVDIDRSTVSEGTNILIDLSIVPSADDRVADRFAALEPVEHVFVTTDCRLLAVATVRQDQIRDLITEAIDLEFVDQYRVHLLEGRHWSPSIGSAELALACDECSNTVTSDGVSARIDDTLYHFCCPTCRSTFEDRYVSLNESA from the coding sequence ATGCGCACCCTGGATGAAACCGACCTCGAGATCCTCCGTCTCCTGGTCGAGGATGCCCGCCGGCCCTTCAGCGACATCGCCGACCGCGTCAACGTCTCCGCACCGACCGTATCCGATCGCATCGACCGCCTCGAGGAGGTCGGCGTCATCGACGGGTTCACCGTCGACATCGACCGTTCGACCGTCTCCGAGGGCACCAACATTCTCATCGACCTCTCGATCGTCCCATCGGCTGATGATCGTGTGGCCGACAGATTCGCCGCCCTCGAGCCGGTCGAACACGTGTTCGTAACGACCGACTGTCGATTGCTCGCCGTCGCAACCGTCAGACAGGATCAGATCCGCGACCTCATCACCGAGGCGATCGACCTCGAGTTCGTCGATCAGTACCGAGTACACCTCCTCGAGGGACGTCACTGGTCGCCGTCGATCGGGTCGGCGGAACTCGCTCTCGCCTGCGACGAGTGTTCGAACACGGTTACCAGCGACGGGGTCTCGGCACGGATCGACGACACGCTGTATCACTTCTGTTGCCCGACCTGCCGGTCGACGTTCGAGGATCGCTACGTGAGTCTGAACGAGTCAGCCTAG
- a CDS encoding FAD-dependent oxidoreductase produces MEGTEVAVESVTDVGPSTVAIELATPADFDALPGQFVVLRAAPEGEEITRYYTLSSPTVEDTFEITVGVDPDGDLAPWLADREAGDSVHIDGPFGAVTYEGETDVVAVAGGPGIGPAVSIAEAAHAADKRGAVIYQAAEPAHRERLENLEANGVTVTILEEGDDDGLETAVADHLEGGQYYVFGFEDFVTQVAAAIEDAGGDADEALIENFG; encoded by the coding sequence ATGGAAGGAACAGAAGTTGCCGTCGAGTCGGTCACCGACGTGGGGCCGTCGACCGTCGCTATCGAGCTGGCCACACCCGCGGATTTTGACGCCCTCCCCGGACAGTTCGTCGTGTTGCGCGCTGCCCCCGAGGGCGAGGAGATCACGCGATACTACACGCTCTCGTCGCCGACCGTCGAGGACACCTTCGAGATCACCGTCGGCGTCGACCCAGACGGTGACCTCGCTCCCTGGCTCGCCGACCGCGAAGCGGGCGACTCGGTGCACATCGATGGGCCGTTCGGAGCGGTCACCTACGAGGGCGAAACCGACGTCGTCGCCGTCGCCGGCGGCCCCGGCATCGGCCCGGCAGTGTCGATCGCCGAAGCCGCCCACGCTGCCGACAAGCGCGGCGCCGTCATCTACCAGGCCGCGGAACCGGCACACAGGGAACGCCTCGAGAACCTCGAGGCCAATGGAGTCACCGTCACGATTCTCGAGGAGGGCGACGACGACGGCCTCGAAACGGCGGTCGCGGATCACCTCGAGGGGGGTCAGTACTACGTGTTCGGGTTCGAGGACTTCGTTACACAGGTGGCCGCGGCGATCGAGGACGCCGGCGGTGACGCCGACGAGGCGCTGATCGAGAACTTCGGCTAA
- a CDS encoding peroxidase-related enzyme (This protein belongs to a clade of uncharacterized proteins related to peroxidases such as the alkylhydroperoxidase AhpD.), translating into MTDVDPMTRFPVPDVEDLPADLRERIDEETERAGFTPNVFLAYAYRPSHFRAFFDYYDALVEDTELTRLEIEMIIVAVSGVNDCYYCNTAHGALVRLYGDDPLLADQLISNYRNADISDRHRAMLDLAVTLTLAQETVEESDLEALEEHGFSRKAIWDIGSVAAFFNLSNRMAQLADMRPNEEFHTLGREE; encoded by the coding sequence ATGACGGACGTCGATCCGATGACCCGATTCCCGGTACCGGACGTCGAAGACCTCCCCGCGGATCTCCGCGAACGCATCGACGAGGAAACCGAGCGGGCCGGCTTCACGCCGAACGTCTTCCTCGCGTACGCCTACCGCCCGTCTCACTTCCGGGCGTTTTTCGACTACTACGACGCGCTCGTCGAGGACACCGAACTCACCCGCCTCGAAATCGAGATGATCATCGTCGCCGTCAGCGGCGTCAACGACTGTTACTACTGTAACACGGCCCACGGCGCGCTCGTTCGGCTGTACGGGGACGACCCGCTGCTAGCGGATCAGCTCATCTCGAACTACCGCAACGCCGATATCAGCGACCGTCACCGGGCGATGCTCGACCTCGCCGTCACACTCACTCTCGCCCAGGAGACCGTCGAGGAGTCCGACCTCGAGGCGCTCGAGGAACACGGCTTCAGTCGAAAAGCGATCTGGGATATCGGCTCCGTTGCCGCCTTCTTCAACCTCTCGAACCGGATGGCCCAGCTGGCGGATATGCGGCCGAACGAGGAGTTCCATACGCTGGGTCGCGAGGAGTAG